From Acidobacteriota bacterium:
CCAGGTTCCCCTGGAACATGCTGCTCTGACCCAGCATCTCCTTGACCGCCGCGTTGCCCGGGTCGTTCTGCAGCGCCTTTTCCAGGAACTGGCTGAGGATGGCGAAATCGTGAAGCTCCAGGGCGATCTTGAACAGGAGCTTCAGGGCGTTCATGTGGAAGGGATCGATTTCGAGGGCCTGCTTGATGGCCCCCTGGGCCTGGGCGAAATCCCCCTGCTTGCTGAGGATGGTCGCCGCGGTCTGGTAAGAGTCCCGGGCGTTTTCCATCAACCCCAGCTGGATGCTCAGCCCCGCCAGCTTGACGTGGATGGCGGGGTCGTCCATGGTGAGGTCCCCGAGCTTCTTGAAGACCTGGTAGGCTCTCGGGTAACTCTCCGACTGCAGGTAGGACCGGCCGATCTCGGCGTAGAGTTTCTTGGCCTCGGACTGGATCCCCTCCTTCATGAAGAGGTCGGCCAGGATCTCGGCGTGTTCCATGTTCTTCGGGTCGGCCCGGACGATCTTCCGGTAGATGGCGAGCCCCCGCCCCCAGAAGGACTCGTCGATGAACTTCTGGGCCGCCCGCTTGAAGTACTCGACGGCGTCCGCGGTCCTGTTGATGCTGAGGCAGAGGTCGCCGATGGTGTTGAGAAGGATGGCGTCGCGGGGGTCCTGTTCAAGGAGTTTCTTGTACTCGTTGACGGCCCGGTCGAGCTGCCCCTTCCCGACGAAGAACTGCGCGTTCTTGATGATCTTCTCTTTGTTAACGGCTACCATAACATGCCATTCCTGCCACCGGCCTGAATGTTCTGCGGTGCAGCGGGCAGGGCCCCAGGCGCTTGAGGGCCGCCAGGTGCCGGGCCGTCCCGTATCCCTTGTGCACCTCGAAACCGTACCCCGGGTACTGCGACGCGACCTCCGTCATCCAGCGGTCCCGGGTCACTTTGGCGACGATGGAGGCCGCCGCCACGTTCAGCGACAGCTCGTCGCCCCGGACCATGCTGAACGAGGGCATGGACAAGCCTTCGAGCCTCACCGCGTCGACCAGGACCACGTCCGGTCGCACGGGGCAATTCCCGACGGCTCTTGTCATAGAACAGCGCGTGGCTTCCAGGACGTTCAACCGGTCAACCTCCTCGTTGCCGGCGAAGTCCACGCTCCACGCCGTCGCCCTCAGGACGATCTCCGCCGCGAGTACTTCTCTCCGGGAAGGGGTGAGCTGCTTGGAGTCCCGGATCCCTTCGACCGGCCGGCCGGGGTCCAGGATCACCGCTGCCGTCACCACGGGGCCGGCAAGGGCTCCCCTGCCCACCTCGTCCACTCCCGCCACGAGACGATGACCCTCGCGGTAGAAATCGTCATCGGCCGGGAACTTCCACTGATAGTCAAACAGCGAGTGCATCTGATTCTTTCCACACCCGCATATATTACAACACTTTTTCGGGCCAACTCAAAGAAAATTATTAAAAAAAAACCCGGAACGCGTCCGGGTTGGAAGGGGGTGAAGGGGGAATTCACCGCTCGCGGTGAACTTCCTTGAGGCGGGATGCTTTCCCGCGCAATTCTCTCAGGTAGTAAAGTTTGGCCCGCCGCACCCGGGCGGACCGGATGATCTCGATGCGGTCGATGGTCGGGGTGTGGACCGGGAACGTCCGCTCGACGCCGTACCCGAACGAGACCTTGCGCACGGTGAAGGTCTCACGGACGCCCCCGTGCTTCCGGGAGATGACGACGCCCTCGAAGACCTGGATTCGGAACTTGTCGCCTTCCGGGATCTTCACGTGAACCCGGACGGTGTCGCCGATCCGGAAATCGGGGAGGTCGCCCCGAAGGAATTCCTCATCGATAAAATCTAGCTTCTGCATGGTATAACCTCAACGTTTTATATTTTTTCCCATTTCATCCAACAAATCGGGCCGCTTCTTCCGGGTGTTCTCCAGGGCCATCCGCTCTCTCCACGCGGCGATGCGCTTGTGGTTGCCGGACAGAAGGACCTCCGGCACCCGCGCACCCTCGAAATCCGCGGGGCGGGTGTAGACGGGGCAATCCAGCAACCCGTTCTCGAAGGACTCGTTCACCACGGAGTCCGGGTGACCCACGGCCCCGGGGATCAGCCGGGTCATGGCGTCCACCAGCATCATCGCGGGAATCTCCCCCCCGCTCAGGACGATGTCCGCCGCCGAGATCTCCTCGTCCACGCAGGCATCGACGAAGCGCTGGTCGATCCCCTCGTACCGTCCGCAGACCAGGGCCAACCGCGGCTTCAGCGCCAGCTGGCGGACCTTGGCCTGATCGACCCGGCGCCCCTGCGGGCTCAGGCAGACCACCCAGGGCCGCTCCCCGTCCGACGGGAGGGACCGGACCGCTGCGGTGAGGGGCTCCGGCTTGAAAACCATCCCCTCGCCTCCCCCGAAGGGCCGGTCGTCGACCGTCCGGTGGGCGTCGGTGGTGAAGTCCCTCGGGTTGACGAGGTTCACGCGGATCAACCCGGCCTTGAGGGCCTGGCCGACGATGCCGAACGCGAAGACGCGCTCGAACATTTCGGGGAAGATGGTGAGAATGTCGACGATCATTTCAGCGGTTCAGCGTCCGGAGACCCTCGAAATGATCGATCACCACCACCGTCTCCGCCTCCCGCCGGACCTCCCGCACGAAGCGGTCGACGAAGGGAAGCAGGAAATCCCCGCCGGCGGTTTCGATTTCCAGTTGATCGGCCCCGGGGTTTTCCAGGACGGCCTTGACGCGGCCGACCGGGTTTCCCCCGGCGTCCACGACCCGGGCGCCGATGATCTCGAAATGATAGAACTCCCCGGCATCGGGTTCCCCCAACCGGCTTTTCTCAAAGAACAGCTCGACGTTGCGAAGGCCCTCGGCGGCGTTGCGGTCGGGGACCCCCGCGAAAAGCAGGATCAGGTGATCCTGGTGAGGCCGGCAGGAACGGATCTCCCGATCCTCCGCCCCCTCGCCTTCCCCCAGCCGCACCCGCTGACCGGGCTCGAAAACCCCCGGGGCGTCGCAGTGCGGGATGACGGTGACTTCGCCCTTGATCCCATGCGGCTTGATGATGGTTCCCACGTGAACCAGGGTCTCGTTTCCTCGTTCCACCTTACTCCAGAATCTCCAGTACGAACCGCTTGTGCAGCTTCATCCCGGCCGCCCCGAGGATGGTCCGGACGGCCCGTGCCGTGCGCCCCTGCTTTCCGATGACCTTGCCCAGGTCCACCTGGGCGACCCGGAGTTCCAGTACCGTCGTCTGCTCGCCTTCCACCTCGGTCACGTTAACCTGATCGGGATTGTCCACGAGAACTTTCGCAATCATTTCCAACAACTCTTTCATGGCTTCCTCCTGTCGTATTCCGCTGTTTACCCGGGTCAACCGCCCGCGATGACGTTTACTCGGCCGGAACGGCCGCGGCAGACTTCCGCTGTTTCTCCACCAGGTGACGGACGGTGTCGCTGGGCTGAGCGCCCTGGCTCATCCAGTACTGAACCCGCTCCATGTCCAGGGTGTATTCGGCCTTCTCAGGCTTGGGATTGTAGTGACCGACGATCTCGAGGAACCGCCCGTCACGGGCATTCGATTTTTCAATCACCACCACACGGTAGAAGGGATTTTTCTTAGATCCCTTTCTGGTCAATCGGATAGCTAACAAGGACGACCTCCGTAAAAAAATATCGGCCTGCCATCTAACCATAGTGCCGCCGGAAAAGCAAGGGGTTTTTCGCCGAAAAATCAGGAACGGGGAGATGAAATTGCGTTTGACACCTCCGCGGCCGGTGTGGTATTTTCCTCTTTGCAAAAAATATCTGCGAAGGAGGATTGCATGCAGATCAGCGAAAATCAAGTCGGCTCGGTGCTGGTGCTCCAGATCCGCGGAAAGATCCTGATGGGCGAGGGCAACGTCGCCATCAAGAAGAAGATCCAGGAGAAGGTCAATGCCGGGACCAAGGAGATTGTCCTCGATCTTGCCGATGTTCCATATATCGACAGTTCCGGCCTCGGCGAACTGATCAGCAGCTACACCACCGTCCAGAAGGCCGGGGGCCGGCTGAAGCTCGCCAACCTGACCAACAAGATCGTGGACCTGCTGGCCATCACCAAGCTCGTGACCGTGTTCGAGTACTACGGGTCCGTGGAAGAGGCGGTCGCCAGCTTCAAGTGACGACGTTCGAACCCGCCGGCGTCGGCCGTGCCACGGGGTCCGGCAACGCCGGCCCTCAGGGTTTCTGACGGGCCCAGACACGCTCCAGGGCTTCCCGGACTTCGACGGTTTGCTCTTTCTCCGACGCCCTCCGATAGAATCGGTGGGCGTCGTTGTATTTTTTGAGCCGCTCCGCCACGTGCCCCCGGTAGTACCAGTAGCGGTAGGAATCCCCGAACTGAAGTTCCAGCCCCTCCATCAGGCGCTCGGCGGCCGCCCACCGCTTGAGCCCGATCTCGGCCAGCGCCAGGTTGAAGTGCGCCCCCCCGTAGGTGGGGAAGTTCCGGCAGATGGCCTCGTAGGCGTCGCGGGCCTCGGCGTACCGCTTTTCCCGGAGGGCGGTCGCCGCCGCCTCTTCGCTGAGCATCGCCAGGAAGGCTTTCGCCTGCGTCGCGGAGGGTGACTCCTGCGCCGTCTTGAGGTAGGGGAGGGCCTCGTCGATCCGCCCGAGCTTCACCAGGCTCAGGCCGAGGTACTCCAGGTCCTGGGTCGTCGGCCGGCCACCCCGGGCGACGGGCTCCAGCTCCTTCCGGGCATCGCCGAACCGCCCTTCCTGGAAGTGGATCCACCCCTTCAGCCGGCGGCAGGCCGTCCGGTCGTCGTCGGTCGACAGCCGGCCCTCCGAGCCGTCGAGAAACCGCAGGGCCTGGTCGTATCTCCCCAGGCGGTAGCAGGCCTCCGCGGCGCCGAGCCAGGCGACGCCCTCCTCGCACTTGAGCGCCAGGGCCCGCTCCAGCGCCGTCAGGGCCGTGGCGTAATCCTCGAGCCGGAGGAAGCAGAGCCCGGCGAGCAGGTGGCCGCCGTCCCACTCCGGGTTCCGCTGGATGTCCGGCTGGAGCTGCCGGAGAGCTTCCCCGTACTTCCCCTCCCGGTACAGCGCCAGGGCGGCGTTGTAGTCCCCCCGGCACTCGCACCCCCAGACCAGGGCGGCCAGCAGGATCATCAGGAAAAGGCGTCGCATCGGGCCGCTCCTCCCCGCCCCTCAGGGCGTCCGCGCCATGGAGCCGAAGGCTTCCACCATCTCCGCCAGGATGCGGGCGGCGGCCTGCGCCGGCTCCGCGGCGCCCGTGATGGGCCGCCCCACCACCAGGGCGTCCGCCCCCGCCTGGATGGCGTCGGACGGCGTCGTGACCCGGGACTGGTCGCCGGAATCCGCCCCGGCGGGCCGGATCCCCGGGGTCACCAGGTACACGTCGGGGAACTTCTTCTTCAGCTCGAAGGCCTCGAGCGGCGAGGCCACCAGGCCCCGCAGCCCGGCCTGGTACGCGCCCTCCGCGAGAAGGTCGACCTGGCCGCGCACGTCCCGGGAAAAGCCCAGACCGTGGACGTCCGCCTCCGACAGGCTGGTCAGGATCGTGACCCCCAGCATCCGGGGCACGGGGATGCCGCGCTCCCCGCAGTGCTCCGCCAGGGACCGGACGCAGGCGGAGAGCCCGCGACCGCCGTTGGCGCAGTGGACGGTGAACAGGGCCGCGCCGAGGTCGGCCACGCTCCGGGCCGCGGCGGAGATGGTGTTGGGGATGTCGTGGAGCTTCAGGTCCAGGAACACGTCGGCGCCCGCCTCCTTCACCCGGGCCACGATGGCGGGGCCCTCCTGGATGAAGAGCTGCAGACCGATCTTGAAGCAGCCCACACTGTCACGGGTCTGCTCCACGAGCGTCATCG
This genomic window contains:
- a CDS encoding ribonuclease HII, which produces MHSLFDYQWKFPADDDFYREGHRLVAGVDEVGRGALAGPVVTAAVILDPGRPVEGIRDSKQLTPSRREVLAAEIVLRATAWSVDFAGNEEVDRLNVLEATRCSMTRAVGNCPVRPDVVLVDAVRLEGLSMPSFSMVRGDELSLNVAAASIVAKVTRDRWMTEVASQYPGYGFEVHKGYGTARHLAALKRLGPCPLHRRTFRPVAGMACYGSR
- the rplS gene encoding 50S ribosomal protein L19; translation: MQKLDFIDEEFLRGDLPDFRIGDTVRVHVKIPEGDKFRIQVFEGVVISRKHGGVRETFTVRKVSFGYGVERTFPVHTPTIDRIEIIRSARVRRAKLYYLRELRGKASRLKEVHRER
- the trmD gene encoding tRNA (guanosine(37)-N1)-methyltransferase TrmD, which translates into the protein MIVDILTIFPEMFERVFAFGIVGQALKAGLIRVNLVNPRDFTTDAHRTVDDRPFGGGEGMVFKPEPLTAAVRSLPSDGERPWVVCLSPQGRRVDQAKVRQLALKPRLALVCGRYEGIDQRFVDACVDEEISAADIVLSGGEIPAMMLVDAMTRLIPGAVGHPDSVVNESFENGLLDCPVYTRPADFEGARVPEVLLSGNHKRIAAWRERMALENTRKKRPDLLDEMGKNIKR
- the rimM gene encoding 16S rRNA processing protein RimM, which gives rise to MERGNETLVHVGTIIKPHGIKGEVTVIPHCDAPGVFEPGQRVRLGEGEGAEDREIRSCRPHQDHLILLFAGVPDRNAAEGLRNVELFFEKSRLGEPDAGEFYHFEIIGARVVDAGGNPVGRVKAVLENPGADQLEIETAGGDFLLPFVDRFVREVRREAETVVVIDHFEGLRTLNR
- a CDS encoding KH domain-containing protein gives rise to the protein MKELLEMIAKVLVDNPDQVNVTEVEGEQTTVLELRVAQVDLGKVIGKQGRTARAVRTILGAAGMKLHKRFVLEILE
- the rpsP gene encoding 30S ribosomal protein S16 produces the protein MVRWQADIFLRRSSLLAIRLTRKGSKKNPFYRVVVIEKSNARDGRFLEIVGHYNPKPEKAEYTLDMERVQYWMSQGAQPSDTVRHLVEKQRKSAAAVPAE
- a CDS encoding STAS domain-containing protein, whose amino-acid sequence is MQISENQVGSVLVLQIRGKILMGEGNVAIKKKIQEKVNAGTKEIVLDLADVPYIDSSGLGELISSYTTVQKAGGRLKLANLTNKIVDLLAITKLVTVFEYYGSVEEAVASFK
- a CDS encoding tetratricopeptide repeat protein, whose product is MRRLFLMILLAALVWGCECRGDYNAALALYREGKYGEALRQLQPDIQRNPEWDGGHLLAGLCFLRLEDYATALTALERALALKCEEGVAWLGAAEACYRLGRYDQALRFLDGSEGRLSTDDDRTACRRLKGWIHFQEGRFGDARKELEPVARGGRPTTQDLEYLGLSLVKLGRIDEALPYLKTAQESPSATQAKAFLAMLSEEAAATALREKRYAEARDAYEAICRNFPTYGGAHFNLALAEIGLKRWAAAERLMEGLELQFGDSYRYWYYRGHVAERLKKYNDAHRFYRRASEKEQTVEVREALERVWARQKP
- the pyrF gene encoding orotidine-5'-phosphate decarboxylase translates to MRRRLIVALDVDSADRAMTLVEQTRDSVGCFKIGLQLFIQEGPAIVARVKEAGADVFLDLKLHDIPNTISAAARSVADLGAALFTVHCANGGRGLSACVRSLAEHCGERGIPVPRMLGVTILTSLSEADVHGLGFSRDVRGQVDLLAEGAYQAGLRGLVASPLEAFELKKKFPDVYLVTPGIRPAGADSGDQSRVTTPSDAIQAGADALVVGRPITGAAEPAQAAARILAEMVEAFGSMARTP